In Raphanus sativus cultivar WK10039 unplaced genomic scaffold, ASM80110v3 Scaffold3233, whole genome shotgun sequence, the genomic window AACATTCCAGATCTCATCAGTAAGCTTTCttagccttttttttttgtaaaaggctTTCTTAGCCTTAACAATTCAAATATTACcacaaataaaatagtaataatatgATGATCTTTATAGGTGAGCATTTGGGTCAAGCTTCTCCATTGCCTTACCTGAGTCCTATGCTCAAGAAAGACAAGCTCCTGATTGGCGCCAACTTTGCTTCCGCTGGTATTGGAATCCTTAACGACACCGGTATCCAGTTTGTAAGTTATAGTTTTACAAGAGTCCGTTAAGTCGTTAATGTATTCAATCAGGTAAGCTAAGGTAGTTTTTGATAATGAGGGGTGTTTTGGTATTTTCTCGCAGCTGAACATAATTCGGATCACGAAGCAGTTGGAGTACTTCGAGCAGTACAAAGTAAGGGTGAGTGGATTGGtcggagaagaagagatggagCGGCTCGTTAACGGAGCACTGGTTCTAATAACACTAGGAGGCAACGATTTCGTCAACAACTACTACTTGGTCCCTTTCTCCGCAAGATCTCGTCAATTCTCTCTCCCCGACTACGTTGTCTATGTCGTTTCTGAATATCGCAAAGTCTTACGGGTTTGTTTATTTACATAGAGGCCTAAATCATCCATTAAATTTCTCACCAATTCTAattcttgaaaaaaaatcaaatgaagTTTGAAACTGCATTGCGTTTAATATAcaaattcataatatttttttttatagaaaatgtaCGATTTGGGTGCTCGACGTGTCCTGGTGACTGGGACAGGGCCCATGGGTTGCGTCCCGGCCGAGCTGGCTCAACGTAGCCGCAGTGGCGAGTGTTCTACGGAACTACAACGAGCCGCATCGCTATTCAACCCACAGCTTGTTCAGATGATCAACGACCTCAACAATGAAGTTGGATCTTCGGCCTTCATTGCCGCTAATACTCAACAAATGCACATGGACTTTATCAGCGACCCACAAGCATATGGTATATGTCGTTTTTTGACTAATTTAATTTGTCCTTAATAACATTTTAGAAAGCAGGTTATTATTTGACGTTTAAAAATCGGTTTAAGGGTGAGATTTAGATGTGTTGGTACTGTTTTATcgttttttggttttggaaacattaaaaaaaggttttggaaacatatatcgaacaagaacatatatttttgtatatataaaatagggGAAAAGTTTTCGTTAAGTTTATTTTTCTAggtattgaattttaaaattaattaaaacagaaaataaattttagtttttttgtaaaaaaataattttagttaatatcatttattataatttttccaaaaatatcttACATTATaattgttgttaaaataaatcataattttaacACAACTGAATATTTCTCAAAGAAcgtttgtattttatatttcgTTGGCAATCTGTAAATTCAAATGCTGATTGCTTAGCCAGTAGTGATAAGATTTGTTGTTGTAACTTGTGTGGGATCCACTcttttaatttcataaattttgttaagtgtatTTTTAGTGATGTATAATTAAgttcggttttggtttggtATTTAATGCAGGATTCGTAACGTCGAAGGTGGCGTGTTGTGGACAAGGACCGTATAATGGGATAGGACTATGCACAGCGTTATCAAATCTCTGCCCAAACAGAGATCTCTTCGCCTTTTGGGATCCTT contains:
- the LOC130506430 gene encoding GDSL esterase/lipase At5g33370, yielding IPDLISEHLGQASPLPYLSPMLKKDKLLIGANFASAGIGILNDTGIQFLNIIRITKQLEYFEQYKVRVSGLVGEEEMERLVNGALVLITLGGNDFVNNYYLVPFSARSRQFSLPDYVVYVVSEYRKVLRKMYDLGARRVLVTGTGPMGCVPAELAQRSRSGECSTELQRAASLFNPQLVQMINDLNNEVGSSAFIAANTQQMHMDFISDPQAYGFVTSKVACCGQGPYNGIGLCTALSNLCPNRDLFAFWDPFHPSEKASRIIAQQILNGSPEYMHPMNLSTILTLDSTT